Proteins encoded by one window of Bacteroidia bacterium:
- a CDS encoding VWA domain-containing protein, translating into MDSLNDFLIQKPRPLPVIVAVDRSGSMGTNGKIDALNIALKDFINSIKDEDSNKAEIHISLFSFGGESATCDIPLTPISQVNTPAYQAQGRTPMGGAFTMLKELIEDKVQIPSRSYKPTIVLLTDGIPTDDFLSPMNDLINDGRSSKAFRIAMAIGDDADHNMLSKFVSSPEYLVLGESARDIRKFFRFVTMSVTQRMKSQTPDMQQIPQMPDDETLDF; encoded by the coding sequence ATGGACTCATTAAACGACTTCTTAATTCAAAAACCAAGACCACTCCCTGTTATTGTTGCAGTAGACAGAAGTGGCAGTATGGGAACAAATGGTAAAATAGATGCCTTAAACATCGCACTAAAAGATTTTATTAATTCAATAAAGGACGAAGACAGCAACAAGGCAGAAATACACATTTCTTTATTCAGCTTCGGGGGTGAAAGTGCAACTTGTGATATCCCGTTAACACCAATTAGCCAAGTAAACACACCGGCTTACCAGGCACAAGGCAGGACCCCTATGGGTGGTGCGTTTACAATGTTAAAAGAACTAATAGAAGACAAAGTACAAATACCATCAAGATCTTATAAACCTACAATAGTTTTATTGACTGATGGAATTCCGACTGATGATTTTCTTTCTCCAATGAATGACCTTATTAATGATGGTCGGTCTTCAAAAGCCTTCCGTATTGCTATGGCAATTGGTGATGACGCAGACCATAATATGCTATCAAAATTTGTAAGCTCACCTGAATATTTGGTTTTGGGTGAAAGTGCAAGAGATATAAGGAAGTTTTTCAGGTTCGTAACAATGTCTGTTACCCAGCGAATGAAAAGTCAAACACCGGATATGCAGCAAATTCCACAAATGCCTGATGACGAAACTCTTGATTTCTAA